The following are from one region of the Ptychodera flava strain L36383 chromosome 15, AS_Pfla_20210202, whole genome shotgun sequence genome:
- the LOC139150988 gene encoding uncharacterized protein, translated as MEIMASDGADILLASRLSLHESPIARSEIVQHQAGECNHHYGSPEESILTPTLKLCYSDSSMRESNFKFGHDDDDDDDDDDNDSVASDHAEQRDDRVSSQPSQINNMSLAQEFASCKERLFLETSDVSCTTESTDGECQLSDYSSNSVQGEMNDDRNESRSSKDVNCNVFPIRIFQSEKPEYPETLFIEVEYSTEATQESGMSTITQSTNCSQNGDVIFLENNDTSYMPNSEMSICMDKKNFANDSNSPPRASPTMITSTPLKPASGTFQPGFDSANRSNTKECPVIYFNESPASNVANSPTFQFGAMAKRHLQNRRLMADNRDNGNITSFGITTNCNGLIKRDGEAPFSSFQAAFETALAELKSEHRDRYEIQSMLGNQGFIDELLSSDDEESMQASYKAWCQKRMAVHMSCSVFPSEIAEQGARRVIMDAIYEHINEMTRKSSSSETRSRFSSCKKELIEENAQLKSDIQELKDQKDSLESKLHELREKKFQMLKEWRKANRDIRNACRQVRSLEDQVVTIRELTAQNIKVSTEEIEVSKSASCVVM; from the exons ATGGAAATTATGGCATCCGATGGTGCAGATATCCTGCTTGCAAGTCGGCTAAGCTTGCATGAATCTCCCATTGCAAGGTCAGAGATAGTACAACACCAGGCAGGAGAGTGCAACCACCACTACGGCAGCCCGGAAGAGAGCATCCTGACACCGACCCTGAAACTGTGTTACAGTGACAGTAGCATGAGGGAGAGCAACTTTAAGTTTGGacatgatgacgacgatgatgatgatgatgatgacaacgaCAGTGTTGCATCTGATCATGCTGAACAGAGAGATGACAGGGTATCCAGCCAACCAAGTCAAATTAACAACATGAGCTTGGCACAGGAATTTGCTTCATGCAAGGAAAGGTTATTTCTGGAGACCAGCGATGTGAGTTGTACGACGGAGAGCACAGATGGGGAATGTCAATTGTCGGATTATAGCAGCAACAGTGTTCAAGGTGAAAtgaatgatgacagaaatgaaagcCGAAGCTCAAAAGACGTAAATTGCAATGTTTTCCCGATACGGATATTTCAAAGTGAAAAACCTGAATACCCCGAGACACTTTTCATCGAAGTTGAATACAGTACCGAGGCAACGCAAGAAAGTggcatgtcaacaataacacaaagTACAAATTGTAGCCAAAATGGAGATGTAATTTTCCTTGAAAACAATGACACCAGTTACATGCCAAATTCTGAAATGAGTATATGTATGGACAAAAAGAATTTTGCAAATGACAGTAATTCTCCTCCAAGAGCCTCACCTACCATGATAACCAGCACACCCCTAAAACCGGCAAGTGGGACATTCCAGCCAGGTTTCGATTCAGCTAATAGATCCAACACGAAAGAATGTCCTGTGATATACTTCAATGAATCTCCCGCATCAAATGTGGCCAATTCTCCAACTTTTCAATTTGGAGCTATGGCCAAGAGACATCTACAAAACAGAAGATTAATGGCAGATAACAGGGACAACGGCAATATAACATCATTTGGAATAACCACAAATTGCAATGGCTTGATCAAAAGAGACGGAGAGGCGCCATTCTCATCTTTTCAGGCAGCCTTTGAAACAGCACTGGCCGAGCTGAAAAGTGAACACAGGGATCGCTATGAGATACAGTCCATGCTTGGCAACCAGGGATTCATCGATGAGTTGCTGTCATCAGATGATGAAGAAAGCATGCAGGCGTCCTACAAAGCTTGGTGTCAGAAGAGAATGGCTGTGCATATGTCATGTTCAGTGTTTCCCTCAGAG ATTGCAGAGCAAGGAGCCAGACGTGTCATCATGGATGCTATCTATGAACACATCAATGAAATGACAAGGAAGAGCAGTTCCTCGGAGACAAGATCACGGTTTTCCTCATGCAAGAAAGAGCTGATCGAAGAAAACGCTCAACTGAAATCTGACATCCAGGAACTGAAAGATCAGAAGGACTCTCTGGAGAGCAAACTTCATGAGTTACGGGAGAAGAAATTCCAGATGTTGAAAGAGTGGAGGAAAGCGAACCGGGATATCAGAAATGCTTGCAGACAGGTTAGAAGCCTGGAAGATCAGGTTGTAACTATCCGTGAACTGACTGCTCAGAACATAAAAGTTAGCACCGAAGAAATAGAAGTGAGCAAAAGTGCGAGTTGTGTGGTCATGTAA